In a genomic window of Pelodiscus sinensis isolate JC-2024 chromosome 32, ASM4963464v1, whole genome shotgun sequence:
- the LOC142823257 gene encoding maestro heat-like repeat family member 5, with translation MLSPYRLCPCSLQTLGEPPASAQPTALLLAAMKALTAPALESFQAAEEALRATVSQHSARMERVGDVVGEIFTWLDDVEDPRARRAALGTIALLARAHPRDVVPACVAHAPPWDRGARELWKALGEEAQLSRHVLHQLLDKLRKSHREERSRSVSLAAMDTLYEIFFLWGYREAILQMFPHLLLLCVRQVQHVLDLRLPGTWTASQKSSPEGSSRLSPLSTSLEAVKTLFSMPRYWKEFATIQLQQGWEMIASRHHFSRGVGLIAR, from the exons atgctcagtccctacaggctctgcccctgttcattgcagaccctcggggagccccctgcctcagcccagcccacagccctgctgctggcagccatgaaggctctgacggcccccgccctggagagctttcaggcggcggaggaggcgctgagagccaccgtgtcccagcacagcgcccgcatggagcga gtggGAGACGTCGTGGGAGAGATTTTCACCTGGCTGGACGACGTCGAGgaccccagagccagaagagcCGCGCTGggaaccatcgccctgctggctcgcgcccacccccgggacgtggttccagcctgtgtggcccacgcgccgccatgggacag aggtgccagggagctgtggaaggccttgggggaagaagcacagctctcccggcacgtgctgcaccagctgctggacaagctccggaagagccaccgggaggagaggagccgcagcgtgtctctggcc GCTATGGACACGCTCTATGAGATCTTTTTCCtgtggggataccgagaagccatcttgcaaatgtttccccacttgctcctcctctgcgtcaggcaggtgcagcatgtgctggacctgcgcctgccagggacctggacggccagccagaaatccagccctgagggatccagccgcctcagccccttgag cacgtccctggaggccgtgaagaccctcttttccatgcccagatactggaaggaatttgccactatccagttacagcagggctgggaaatgatCGCCTCCCGCCATCACTTCTCCcgaggggtgggcttgatcgcaaggtag
- the LOC142823083 gene encoding uncharacterized protein LOC142823083, with protein MGLSSTWSKDLHFPLSTAKLCSFFGRLTSREHRHSRVLRVVVQPAAAEACVGLSPQDQALPEEPKRTRGSWKILSGIRRLCACSQCGSSLAEAEEERRASSPRRWTHFSLKKRKKRKKNSAEKQEEPEEEKPPESPDKNQLDLTGVENELSQKTPNGAEESEEEEEPDRRPIPLAQSSSHMTMVMRLVTEPMGSIPCGASVYVPEPVSLRGERPPPPSGSGTKRKHSYV; from the exons gctgtgttccttctttggaagactcacctcaagggagcacagacacagccgagtgctccgggtggtggtccaacctgcagcagccgaggcatgcgtCGGCCTCAGCCCGCAGGatcaggccttgccagaggagcccaagagaaccagaggctcctggaagatcctgtcaggcataagaagactctgtgcctgtagccagtgtggcagctccctggcagaggctgaggaggagagaagagcttcctctcccaggcggtggacacacttctccctgaagaagaggaagaagaggaagaagaactcagcggagaagcaggaggagccagaggaggagaaACCACCGGAGAGCCCAGACAAAAACCAGCTGGATCTCACAG gggtggagaacgAGCTCTCCCAGAAGACGCCCAACGGGGCAGAAGagagcgaagaggaggaggaaccagacCGCCGGCCCATCCCattagcacagagcagctcccacATGACTATGGTAATGAGGCTTGTGACTGAGCCAATGGGAAGCATCCCCTGCGGGGCGAGTGTCTATGTGCCGGAGCCGGTGTCTCTCAGAGGAGAACGcccaccccccccctccggctcaGGGACCAAAAGGAAACACTCCTACGTGTGA